The Syngnathus acus unplaced genomic scaffold, fSynAcu1.2, whole genome shotgun sequence genome contains the following window.
TGCCGCGATTGACCAGGTCGTTCAGTCCGGTCCACGTCGTGTTTCCAGGGGCTGCAGAGGACAAACGGCAACAGAGCTCTCATTCGTTTTCCAGATATGGCAGATATCGAGCCGATGTGAGCGACGCTTAGCGCGCACGCACCAAGCTTCACGAGGTCGTGCTGCCAATCCCGCTCAGCCTCGGAGAGGATAGAGACCAGCTCTGCATCGAGACTCCTGCAGAAGTGTTGAGCGTCGTACCACTTCTTTGTATCATCAAAACGTTTGTAGCAGAAGTccgcaaactcctcccagtCAGGTCCCAAGCATCTCGGCTCTGCGTGCAAGATAGCGTCACGTGAAGAAATGCTTTCTATTCTGGACATTCTACTCACCCGTGTCAGCAAAAGTGTAAGACGGAGACGGAGCCAATTTGTTAACATATCTGCAGACAGTAAAGTGAGAATGAGCCGGGCATCTTTAAGTGGACTCGCCAGTGAAAGCGGAGCACGCACACTTTTGAGGTGATTCCGTTACAGGTGGAGCCGTTGTAGGCTTTCTGTGGCAGTGTCTTCAGCAAAGTCACATCTCCTCCAATCTCAATGATGCCCGAGTGAATAGCGGCCGCGCAGATGTTTGAGTCCTGCACTCAGAGAACGTCTCAGACATAGAACAAGAACTCCGCTTGCAGGTCGTGCGGTAATTAACATACTTGGTCGTAGAGCCGTGTTCCGTAGACCTTGTAGCCGGCTTGGGCGCAGCCCAGTGGGCACCGCACCCTGCGGAAGTAGTTTGTCTAGTAAGGAGGAGGCTTTTCGGCAAGAAACGTCTTATCAAGTCCGACTCACGTCATTGAACCGTTGAGGCCGAGGTTGGCGGCTGTGCTGCTGCATAAGATGTCTGTGGGTCAGAAGGGAAAATCAAAGCCCGTTTCTTGCTAGTTTCTCACTGCACTCCAAACGTCGTACTCACTGCGAGGGGTGTCGTCAGACGTGCACCCTAAGACGTCAAAGCGTAGGCCCAAAAACTTTGGCAGGAGGCGGACGTACTGGGCGAACACGGGCCTGGTTAGAATATACGTCCCCACAGAAGGctggaaacaaaacacgcgCGTTTGCAAGGAACGACAGCAGCCTGGACGACAAAGTCGAGAGTCAGCGGCCACTCACCTGCTTTGGGTGGTCATACCAAGTCATTCCGTCAATACTGAACTGCATCGCAAATACGCTGGAACTTTGCAATCGGTATGTACAGCTCTGGGTCTCAATGCCTGTCACCTTGAAGTTCTGACCGAGGTTCACCTGGATCCAGCTGCCGACTGAGGGCGGAAGGAATTCCATTGCTCAGGATACCAAAccacaacttttgtttttacgtACACATTTCGGAGGGTCTCCAGCAACCGCTGCCCCCCCGACGCGCTTTGTGAGGTTTGGCATTGATCGCAGAGGAAGAGGCGGAAAAAGAGGAGTCTGGGATTCTCCCGTCAGCGATGCCCAGACTATCAAGACACActgaggaaagacaaaaaaagacaatgtggAAGGCACGCTCGCTCATTCATTCTCATGTCTGGTCACCCGTTCCTAGCCGACGCTCTATCTGGGGATCCGTTGGATTCTTTCCTTGCACATCATCGGCAAGTGTCAGGATGTGAAGCCCACCTTTCTTCTCACAGCTGTAGACGACGCGGAGGTATTTGGAGACACCAGGGCAGGAGCCCGTAACCGTAAGGGAAATGGGGTAAATGGGGCAAATCTGATAGTTGTCACACAATCCTCTGAAGTGACGGAGAGCCCCTTCCACCCTGCAGTCATCTGCAAGTGACAACACACCACCATTTCACGCGCATTTTATTCGCACACTTACATACTGACTTCAACTTGTCACAGGACGTAGGGGATTTTAATGGTTAATGACTATTAGAAAAAGAGGAATCCAAAAAGCGCCCGGTCTAGCTCTTTTTCAtcgttttctatttttattcaagaaaaggtcaaataaacattttctatTGCCATCGCTCACACGTCCATGCATTTTTATATTGAGTTATATGTTACAAACGAGTTACCGCCAACGCTGACGGCGTGTGAAAACCTCGTGACAGAAACGGCTCCAGGACAGCGAGCCAAAAACAACGATGCCACTGGAGGATTCTTACCGCGTGATCCGCCGCCACTCGGACAGACGTCGCCACGCTCCCGTCCATGGAAAGCCGACCGTATGCGGATGACTCTTTCATCGGGACATTCGAGGGATTTCCAATCGTCTTGGCAGACAAGCTTCTTCTTGTAGCCTGTGAGAGCACAACCGTTGACTTCTCTCCgtctttttttacacagacgTTGAAGGCGACTTACCGTCATGTGGCGGCAGCTGATGTGTCTTTCCTAGAAGCGGGAACCAGAAAGTGGATGTCGACACGTGATGACGGTCCACCGCGGGGCGTCACATCTCACttacctcttttcttgcagacgtagcctCTCTTCTTGTCGCACGTGTCGCGCTTCCAGTCGCCGCTGCCAGTGAGCATGAAAAGACATTTCCCCCCTTCAGGGAcacctggagggagggaggcaaacAAGATCTGAGCGCTCATCCGTTCCTCCAAAGTGCAGCTGACAACCGCCTCAGCCCGACCTGCACTCGAGCGGAGGTAAGAGAAGggggatccgtcagtccactTGTCGCCGTCACGCTTGATGGAGGCGtcggcgcccaaccacagGGAGGTGTCATCATTCATCGCCAGAAGCTTGGCGATACCTTTGGATCccaaggagaacatgcaagatTATTCCAAAACGACTCACACTTGACTCTGCACTACAACCTGATGGGTGCGGCACAGCCGTGACAAAGCGCTAACAAGACTGCAACAGAGagtgaaacaacaaaaaaaacaacaacaaccgagCAACGCTGGCCATATCTCGCTCGGGTTTATCAGGTTTTGAGTTGGAAAGGAAGGCgtagcaggaaaaaaaggtttttctcaAAGACTTAGCAAATTCATGGCCAGCCTACCGCGTATGAAGACCGCGTACGAAGACATGACGCCTTTTTCGATTTACTTTAGCTTCTATTTCTCGTTTGCTTCATGTCGGAGAATAAGGATTGATCCACTTGTTTATGgccaatatattttaattcatggCCCCCTACCGTGTACGAAGCCCTGCTCGCGCGAGTCGgcgatgctgagcaggttcccTTGGCGGCCTTTGCAGTCGGCTTGCGCCTCTtgccaggtcttggtgggctGAAAGTTGaacaggtagcagaagtcgtccGAGGGGTtgtccagccaccagccgcatttgTCAGTCCAGCCTGCGAGACAGACAAAACAGCATAAGACAGTGTAGAAGACGGCGACGGTGCGAGACACCTACCATGTTGGCTGGCTAATGGTGGCAGCTGTCGAGGCCCTCCACGCTTGGCTGCAGGGGGTAAAGGAGCGCGAATGAGTAAATGCATGAAGGAGTGCTCAGAAGGGACATTtttgcacctgttttgcagacaaatgGCCGCTTCGTTGTGCAGGGGCTGCCGCCGATCTTCccaacagaatttgggaatgcGCAGTCCCCCGTGGTGTCATCTTGCCAGACCTTGTAGTCCTGCGGACGACATGAGGGTGTTGGACTCTCGGCTTCCCAACGCCCTTCCTCCGCGCAATTGTTGTGCTCAAATTTCAACTTTCCCAACCTAGCTCGTGCAGAATGACTTTTCCAAAGTCCATCAACAATTTACTTACAAAAGCTGTTCCGTCACTATGCTCATAGTcgttgcttttcttcttcagtcccAGCCAAGAAAACCAAACGCTTTGCGAGTGATcttgaggaaaggaaggacaacaagagcttcagggcaagaagagcttcGGCTAAATGACGGCAGCTTTGTGGGACCGACGACTGCGGCGGTTCGTCTTAGCGCTCACCAAACACGAATTGAGCCTCTTGCCATGAGTGGACGCTAGCCAGGTGGCCTTTCTGGGCAACACAGAACTTCTCGGCATCCTCCCAATCTTTGTACAGCTTCGAGTAAAAGTAGCAATGATCGCCATACAGTAGGTTGCCCGTGTCGCAGGTGGAAGCTGAGGCCACAATGGAGAACATTGAGGAGGAAACCATGACCACATGGTTAAAGTGCAAATAAGcgtgctgcaactcactctCCACTACAGCAAGACCACCTTTGGGGGAATACGTCCGGCCCTCCAAggagcctgcaaaaaaaaaaaaaagaccgttTGCGCCTTTCAACGGCAACGTGACCGCAGACGTGGAGGCTTACTCagcggccgtttgcacatgtaggccaacGAGGAATCACAGGAGCCAGACCTCCACTTGCCGGGCTGACCCCTTcccccttggttgacgtaggcgcaggacgcgacgtcggcgctgtcggtagattataaaaaaaaaaaaagaattttccTTGAGTGGTCCTTCTCAaaattggttccagaaccTTTACGCGTCtccgcctgacaacagcatgcaaAGTTGTTACGGCTTACCTTTCGAGTTGATTTGAGGTCCAGTTGGTGTGTGCCGTTCTCTCGCCATCGGACCAGGTCAGCTTCTGGCTCCCGCCTTCAAAGCGACACCAGACGTCGTCGcatttctgggggggggggggggaagaaaacggTTCCAGTTGTTGCTGCAGAGTCCACGACTGCttgcgcttccgtctcaccaggttggagagtcccagccagaagcGGGTGTCCTTGCCCATGGTGTCCTTCACAAAGTCCTCCTCGCCCGAGGTGGTGATGGAGAGaaggtcgccgccctcccagacGCAGCGGTGCcaggcccccagccaaccgttgggctcctccaccttcttgtagcagttgGTGCTGTGCTCGAGCCACCCGGGAGCACACTTGCTGGCTGAGGGCACAATTTGGGGAacagatcagagcacactCCTTGTTTTGGCCT
Protein-coding sequences here:
- the LOC119119363 gene encoding uncharacterized protein LOC119119363 is translated as MSSAGLQGWTDKCGWWLDNPSDDFCYLFNFQPTKTWQEAQADCKGRQGNLLSIADSREQGFVHGIAKLLAMNDDTSLWLGADASIKRDGDKWTDGSPFSYLRSSAGVPEGGKCLFMLTGSGDWKRDTCDKKRGYVCKKRGKTHQLPPHDGYKKKLVCQDDWKSLECPDERVIRIRSAFHGRERGDVCPSGGGSRDDCRVEGALRHFRGLCDNYQICPIYPISLTVTGSCPGVSKYLRVVYSCEKKVCLDSLGIADGRIPDSSFSASSSAINAKPHKARRGGSGCWRPSEMFGSWIQVNLGQNFKVTGIETQSCTYRLQSSSVFAMQFSIDGMTWYDHPKQPSVGTYILTRPVFAQYVRLLPKFLGLRFDVLGCTSDDTPRNILCSSTAANLGLNGSMTVRCPLGCAQAGYKVYGTRLYDQDSNICAAAIHSGIIEIGGDVTLLKTLPQKAYNGSTCNGITSKVYVNKLAPSPSYTFADTEPRCLGPDWEEFADFCYKRFDDTKKWYDAQHFCRSLDADLVRAR
- the LOC119119357 gene encoding macrophage mannose receptor 1-like, which produces MIRQPTKTWKEAQANCQRLHGNLLSITDRDEQVFVHGYVRSLPSLWLGADVSTTEDDAQWTDGSPFTYSHSSAGDPEEGKCLSLFTDSGAWKHDTCDKKRSYVCKKMKKGVAEPSLSSDASKCAPGWLEHSTNCYKKVEEPNGWLGAWHRCVWEGGDLLSITTSGEEDFVKDTMGKDTRFWLGLSNLKCDDVWCRFEGGSQKLTWSDGERTAHTNWTSNQLESADVASCAYVNQGGRGQPGKWRSGSCDSSLAYMCKRPLSKPPRLRSRCR